From a region of the Teredinibacter turnerae genome:
- a CDS encoding copper chaperone PCu(A)C → MRMLTWAIFWLLLWLLPGCEQTAPPDPVTVEAAVMPELPPGQKTAVVYMTLKNNSSAMVTLNYLHSDLSDHIEVHRNIYENGLMKMRPVQHLRVDPHATLAFQPGGYHLMLFDVEDAPPIGQTFDLVMEFEGGLKVTTSVTVKER, encoded by the coding sequence ATGCGGATGCTCACATGGGCGATATTCTGGTTGCTTCTTTGGTTATTACCCGGATGTGAACAAACCGCTCCCCCGGACCCTGTTACAGTGGAAGCCGCTGTTATGCCTGAATTACCTCCAGGGCAGAAGACGGCGGTGGTGTACATGACGTTAAAAAACAATTCATCCGCGATGGTGACGCTTAACTACTTGCATTCGGATTTAAGCGACCATATTGAAGTGCACAGAAACATCTATGAAAACGGCTTGATGAAAATGCGGCCGGTACAGCATTTGCGGGTGGATCCACATGCGACTCTTGCGTTTCAGCCAGGTGGGTACCACTTGATGCTGTTTGACGTGGAGGACGCTCCGCCAATCGGCCAAACCTTTGATCTGGTTATGGAGTTTGAGGGCGGGTTAAAAGTCACTACTTCAGTGACAGTGAAGGAACGATAA